From bacterium, a single genomic window includes:
- a CDS encoding STAS domain-containing protein yields the protein MSQSVASRISGTDLTIRVAGRFDFGVHRDFRSAYVDALKPGMSVTVDMNGVEYMDSSALGMLLLLREFAGNDSADIKIMNVCDEVMEILKVANFDQLFKVL from the coding sequence TTGAGCCAGTCAGTAGCATCACGCATATCGGGTACAGACCTCACCATCCGCGTAGCGGGCCGCTTCGACTTTGGAGTTCACCGTGACTTTCGTTCGGCGTACGTCGACGCGTTGAAACCCGGGATGTCCGTGACCGTCGACATGAACGGAGTCGAGTATATGGATAGCTCGGCCCTGGGAATGCTTCTCCTGCTTCGGGAGTTCGCCGGTAACGATTCGGCTGATATCAAGATCATGAACGTCTGCGATGAGGTCATGGAAATCCTCAAAGTGGCGAACTTTGATCAGCTGTTCAAAGTTCTCTGA